From the Musa acuminata AAA Group cultivar baxijiao chromosome BXJ3-1, Cavendish_Baxijiao_AAA, whole genome shotgun sequence genome, the window AACAGTTGGAGACAACAGCTCAAGCGACAAAACGAGTGACGAGTCAGGCTATCATCAAAGGGTATCTTGGTCAGGGTAGTCCATGAATGGATTCTCCTTGAGCACTAGCTTAAGGTACCTTGCCTTGAAATGAGCCAAAGCGATTTGGTGCCCAAATTGGTACAAGGTGACCCCTGTCCTCTTTAGACCCCTATTGAACTTGACGGACGCCTTATAATCAGCAATCGCTTCCTCTCTATAATATACTACGTTGCTTGGCCTCTAGCACTTTCCTTAGGTCGCGAGCCTCCCCCTGACCATCGTGACCTTCTTGACAAGCTGTTGCACATCCTCATTGAGTGCAGCTCTTGGGTGAGTCGCAATAGTTCATCCTCCATTGCTCAGTTGTTGCCTCAGACCTCTTTTAGTTGTTTGGCGAGGCCAACTAGACACTGCTTGGCGTCCTCTAATTGACATGCCAACTCGACCACCCAAGACTTCAcctcaacaatggtatcagaggagGTGGGGGCGAGGGCAGGGGCGGGGGTGGAGTGCGGGCATGAGTTGGCTCCTTAGGTGTGTCATCCCTTTGAGGGCATGTGACCTTCCTCGCAATGATCTTATATTTCTTCCTCAGTTTGTTGACGTTGTTATGATAATCAAACCAAGGCAGGTCCAACACCTCTATCAATGGCTCATGAGTAATAACCTGGGCCAAACAGGGCTCCATCGTGCCCGACGAGGAGCTAGGCGCCTTCCTCTCCAAGGAGTATAAATCCATGCCTGTATAGATCTAAATCACAAGGCTGAGGACTAAAAAAAGAGGTGGAGTGAAGCGATAAGAGGTTCGGGTCGTATCCCGAGGAGTTGGGTTGAGACCCATGTTGATCAACTAGTCCTTATCTATCTTTCAAATTATCTTGGAGGAAAAGAATATATCCCTCAATTGAAGCACTTGACCTGCCTCCTCATCCGACAAGAAGGGAGGGGTGTTGTGAATGCAATGTGCCAACCAAGCAAAATTAAATCCCCAATCTCGACTTGAACTCACGAGAAAGAAGTGCTCTTTCCATCCTTTGTAGTTGGAAGGGGTACCACTAACCATGAAACCTCCTTGAATGGCTAGGTAGTGGCTACTTCAAGTGACAGAAAGGGTATGGATCGAAGTAATATCTACACCTTAGCATTCTCTTATGAACATTATTAAGTAGCACCACGAGTTGGGCGCCATTTGAAAAGACGATATCCCCACTATTGAAGGCCGGACATTATCACCGAGTGGAGAGGAAGTTAGAGTCTTGCCTCTAAGGTGTCGCAAGACAAGCAAAAAGACACAAGTGTGAGGTTGAAAGGGTGTTGACCAGGTCGGAAAACTTATAGATCAAACTCAATCGAAATATAATACCTAGTTCATAAGTGATATAGGAGAGACATGTTTACCACTGAGTCATAGTCATATGAACTTTTCATAAACTTCAAGTCTAAAAACACTTTCGGGTTCATAGGAGATGCCTCCTCTTATGAAGGAGAGGACACCTCCTGCACTCTTGGATTGTTCAAAGACAGAGCACAAACCTCAACCAACTAATGGCCAAAGGATCATGAGGAACTTGTACGAGAAAGAAAAGATATCTCAACCTGAGGTGGAAGAGCAAGATGATTGACTAATAGCCAGAAAATCAAGAGGAACTTGTATAAGAAAGGAAAGATATCCCAACCTAAGGCAGAAGAATAAGATGACTGATGACTAGTTTATTGCAGAATTGACGACATCGAGACGAGGGACTCAAAGACCGACCCACCCTACTAGGAACCGGAGCAAGATATAGAACTCTCCTAAGGAGGCCCTAAGGGCGAGGTAGAAAGCTTCTAGAGATACTCTAAAGAGACTGAAGTCTCTAAAGACTAAAATTAAAGAATGAATCTCATCCTACATGGAGGAAAAATTTATAATTAGGATATCGATCTCTCTCCTTCTATGATCAAGACAAATGtccttttgggaaaaaaaatctcaaaaaacaTCGATAGTAAGAGGATCTAAAATTCGATAAAGAGATAATTTGAAGCCCGCCATAACAAGAGAGGACTCCAAATCTATCACGACAAAACAAGAACTTGAAGTCCGTCATAACGAAGGGAGGACTTAAAATCTATCATGACAAAGGAATGACTTAAAGCCCATGATGATGGACTAAGAATTTAAAATCCATCATGACGGACAAATGTTGACATAGATgcaagacaaaatatgcttaaaGCATTCAAGTAAAAAAAACTCGACCATTGCTAGAAATTTACTACGATGAAAGCACGAGACGAAATATACTCGATACATGTGAGTTGAGAAAACCCAACCTTTACTAGAAGATGTATGAGTTGAGAAAACTCAATATATATCAAGAGAAATTCACTGTGACAAAGGTACATAACAAAATATATCCGAGACATACGAGTCAGGTGATGAGAAAATTCTCCATACAAAAATCTTATACATGTAACAAATTAGAAGCTCGACACTTCCACTTCGAAACCACTTTATAGTCACCACCTCGAACACCCTTACGCCTTCGAGTTTAGATCATATCAAATTGACTCAGACAACCTAAGCACAATACATATTACCAAATAATATAGCACTAACCCAAAGATGTGATACGCATAAAAGCATgtacaacataaaaaaaaaaaaaaaaaaaaaaaaaaaaatcagcacttATAAGGAGATCATCGCGAGATAAAAAAAAGCATTCCAGCCTTTATCTTCTTTAACGAGCAAAGAAGTTGCAGACAACCTAAGCACAATACATCCAACCAAGTCAACACAAGCAGAAACAAAGCTGCTCTTGGAAGAAGACCTGCAAAGGAAATGAAGTGCACGCGTAGAAAAGGACAGGATACCATCCACCGGTACTTCGacgaaaagaaaggagaaacaaAACAGGACTAAACAGAGTGCCCTTATGAAACGAACAGGCTTGCCGAAATGGAGACCGCAAGGATGAGACAGAGCGGTCTCATGCAACCGGAAGAACGTCTGATGTCGTCAAAACCAGAGATCTACCTACGACAAGCCAGCCAGCCTACACACTGCCTAAATCTGGGTTTCCAAGCCATGTCATCCACGGCTCCCACTTCAGAATATGCCGGAGAGGAGGTTCGCTGCCGTGGAGAGCGCAGCTCCGGTGATCGCGCATTGGACGATCTGCTCATGGGAGGTGCCATCAGCTGTCAGTGCCAATGCAGCTCCCGTTATTGCCCCTGCGACTGCGCTGCTCTTCTGCAGATGAGAACATCAAGAGATCAGGAAATCACATCATCTTcatccaagtgaagaagaaggaacAATACTTAACCCAATCATGAGAACCTCTAGCCTCCTTTAAACCATAGGTTAGGCCAGAATACATGCCAGCAGCCATCCCTGCAACAAGGAGAATGGGAAGTCATATTTGTTAGTCTATAACGAAAACATGGACATCTAGTAATTTCTTCTATCAAAGTGAAGAGAATCTGAACAAGCCATGCAGATTTTGAATTGAGTTACCACAAATGTCAAAAATTCAAGCtattaaaaaggactcaaatctatGTTAGATCCTTCGGACTCCACCTTGAAATGCATAGAGAGACCAAAAAGAACATCAACGGATCCCtttggaaagaaaaagaaagagtgcTGATATCCTTAATAAATAGTTTGCTAATGGGTGATGATTAAACTTCTCTTCCGAATCTCAAAGACCCAAAACTGCGAAGAATCATCTACCAAATTCCCAATCCAATAATAAACCAATAAAAGATCCATAGCCAAAGGCCGTCAGTTACCCCATTGAAATGACTCCTTCCCAGCACTCTTTACCTGAAACATAACAACACTTGCTCAGTGCTCAGCTGCACAGTAAAAGACTGGAAGTAGTGTAGTTCTTACCATCGCTTCAAGTGACTTCTTACAGTTCTCTCCTGTATACACCAAGAAATGCAATCAGCCACTATTTTTATTACCCGTGTATAGAAACGTTCCAGTAGTACCTCGAAGGTCTGAGAACCTTCTCTTCTTGCCACCAGTTACGTCCGCCACCCCACCGGTATCAACCCCACTACCTGCATAAACACCAAACCGTCGATGCACCTGCACACATACATAAGAAAGTATGCGATGCTGACCTTCCACGGCGGTGAAGTAGGCCTCTCGAGTCACCGCTTGGACGGCTCCGATCTGCAAGGGCAAAAGCGTCAAGCAAAATGAGAAACTTCAAGAGCAGGCCGGGAGGCGGAAACGACGAGGGTACCCCTGCGGCCTTGAAGAAGCACTCGGCCACGCGGTTGATGAGCGGGTGGCCGAAGTCGAAGAGCCACCCGTTGTCCATGTCCCTTATCTCGTCAAGCAGCGTCCGCGTCTCCAACTTGCCGCCACtcatctttctctcttcctcctccttcgtcGATGCCTCGGTCTTCTTCCCCTTCTACtccgagttaaaaaggagatgggCACAGGAGGAGGAGGCTGAAGAAGAGGTCGCTGGAAAGAGACGGATTCGACACGTGTGAGATGCGGTGGCATTATTTCGGGGGCGGTTAGTTACCGCATGCAGGTGGTTGATACCGCACGCGTGTGGGCCGCGCACGTGTGGATCCGCTTGATTTAAATAGCCTATCCATTATGTAAAATAAATGTCGGGTTATTATTGCTGGGATTAGTGAGACGAAGTCAACGAGGAGAGAGAGGGAAGGGGACCCTCCCGTGGCGGATTCAACCCCGCTTGGTTCGGTGTGCCGCCCCCGCTTTCTCCTTCCCCTGTTTCCTTGCTTCGATGGGTTACACGAACCACCTGCAAACACAAAACACCTCCACTGACGAGTCATTCATCAACACGCGTGCGCACTAGACCGTCTCGGCCTAAAACTGCTGCTCGCTGTTGTCGAGGTAACAAGTGATCGCGTAATCCAAACCATGGAGAACCACCGCCCAAGGAGAAACCCGGGACGTCAGTATAAGAGCCGGCGGCCTGGGATCCGGAGCTGCGACCATGGCGAACGTCGCGAGTTCGAGGGAGCGGCGGATCGTGGTGGCGGTGGACGAGAGCGAGGAGAGCCTGAGCGCGCTGCGGTGGTGCCTGCGCAACCTCGTCCGGCCTGCTCCCGGCGATGGGTCAGGGGCGAAGGACATGATCGTGCTCCTTTATGCGAGACCTACGCCGCCGGTTTACTCTGCATTGAATGGAACAGGTACGAGCTCTCTTCCTGTGTCGTCATGGCAGAACGAAGAATGAGTCCCCTCTGTGTACAGAAAATGGAAGAGAACACCACGTGTTCGGTACCCAAGAGGATTTCGTACCCGATCTTCAAGTTCGAGAAACAGGTACGAGGCGTGATCGCTCTCTTGATCCTCTGGTTGCAGTAGAGGAGAAGATCTTTCTGCGTTGTTCCTTTTGTAGGGCGATCCTTTGCAGAAGATGTGACCGCCACATTGGACATGTACGGCAGAGACCTCGCTGATTCGGTCACGGAGAAAGCTAGGAACATCTGCAAGGATTATGGCAACGTAAGGTTGCAGTATCCATGAAAATTGTTCGTGTTCTTCCACTTTTGAACTGGATTCGTTCTCTGCAAACTGGATCAGGTGAAGGTGGACGTGAAGATCTCGGTGGGAGACGCAAGAGAAGTCATCTGTCAGATGGTGGACAAGCTGGGCGCGGACCTGTTGGTCATGGGCAGCCATGGCTACGGCTTTATTAAGAGGTGAAGAGAGGCGTTCGGTCTACATTGCATATGTACATTCGATCCATCTGCTGATCCGTGTGGTCTCAGGGCGCTGCTGGGGAGCGTCAGCGACCACTGCGCTCGAAATGCGAAGTGCCCTGTTCTGATCGTGAAACATCGAGAAGCTTAATTGATGCatgttcttttggcaagctttctTCGAATAATCCAGTCTTAGATCTGTGCAGTCAATGTGTTGATGTGCGTCTGAGACAGTGAAATAGGAGATGATGAGAGatgaatgaatatataaatccctTCACAATAGCCTCAAGCTCTTCACCACCACTAGTTTCTGGGTGGTCTCCTCTATCATGCCTCACAGCCTTCTTCCTCTCCAAGATAGATGATGACAGTTGATCTTTCACTTGATACAATGATTTGAGAAACACTCAACAGCTCAGCACATTTATCCCAGAGAAGATTAACGTTTCCATTAGGTTGTTGCTTATGATATTCATAGATCATATACTGATTTAGCCCAAACAAACAAAGAACTTCAATTTAAACCACCAACAAGAACAAGATTCAGCAGGGTGTACATGTTCTCTATTGGACAGAACAATTAGTATGTAAGACTGGAAGTAATTAATGGAAATTAAATGATAAGAAATAAGAAAGAATCATGCATTTATAAGTCTGCTTCACTTGGGAGAGTCACCTGCAAATCTAGCGAAAGATATCTAAGAGAAGACAATGGAGTTTATGTTAGAAGCTTGGAGAGTGCCATATGGATGTGTAGCCCATGGATTCGTCTTCAACTCTATCAGACGGAAGCGGTTCCATGATTTGATCTCCAAAGTTGTATTCGCCGGATTCGATACGACAGAGAAGGTTGTCGTTGCGCATGAAGTCGTACTCCGTTGCGAGGAAGATGCTATTTCGTCTTGCGGGAGGATAACTGATCGCAGGCCGCGCGAACGAGCGGCCGAAGCCTACGAACAAGATCTGGTCGTCTAAGCTCTTTGCTGTCACCAAACAGAGCTCCCCTGCTATCGACTTTAAGCGGAAGATCTCGACTCTGTCCGTCGAATACACAGGGAGCCGGTTGGGGTTCTTCCTGTCGACTGTAGGATTGCTGTAGACCACATTGCGGAGCACCAACAGCTCGCCGGACGACTCCACGAGACGCCATGACCGGAAAAAGATTGAGGTTCTCGTTGGTGACCCGACCACAGCCATCTTCTCAAGGCGGGAGTTGAACACAGCGACCTGTCCGGCTTCGTTAACAGTGTAGAAGGTCTCCTTGATGCAGATGACGTCGTCGTACATGATCGAGTGATCGACCAAGGTCCACGAGTACCGATCGGATAAGCGGAGAGATGCTAACAGTGGCAAGTCTGGCATGAAGCGGAAGCTAGCCAGGATGGTGCAGTGTTGTTGTCTGGCTCTTGGATTCGAGGACATGGCGATGGCACGGACGTTATACCTTTTCATGATGTCGCTCGTGATGTCTGGATAAGAGCGGCGAAGCTGGGGCGCCCGGAGCAGATTGAAGACCGGCGGAAGTTCGAGCAGAGTGCGGCTGAGGGGATTCAGCAAACAGATGCGTGAGGAGGCTTTTTTTAGGACAAGCCATCCGTCGCAGGAGAGGCAGACGTGACAGTCGCCGGCCCGATCGGGCAGCCTGATCGAGTGCGTCTTGGCGTCGGagagggagaagaaggagaggcggTTGGTGGTGCGATCATGTTGAAGCAGCAGCCACGGAAGCTGCGGAGGACGGCGACGAGGGTCGACGGCGGCGGACCGCCATGTGGTGCACACCGCGCGGAAGTGGACGTAGTCGGAGACGTCGACGACCAGCAGCTCCGCGATCTGCCGCAGGAGATGCGCCGGCAGCTTGGACCAGTCGACCCCTTTTGTTCGCTTCGTCTGGCAATTCATGGTGAACACATCGCCGACGGCCTTCTTCATGTTCTGATGCCAAGAAATCTTCTCGTCGGATTAAGTATATATATTAGTTATGATTAGATATGATTAGATAGGATTAGATTCTTATTATGGttattggtcaatagaaaagaagtccatgttAAAATAGAATTCCttaagagataaccttgatgggaggaactctcctaataacttatcctagaccctttgctctcgcctataaatagacaggacctctaggggctaagtgtgcatctgagtagcatctcagcaattgaaaagataggaagagaggagaaggatctagttcttctCCCCTCCGTGTGAAGGCGGTGGCCGCCCTCACGCATAATAGTGGTGCCCGCAGAAGGCGTCTGCGGAAGGGCAGTGGTCGTAGATGGTGATAGTCGCTGCCCTTGTGGACAGAGGGCAGCGACAGCGGTTGCGCCAAGGTGACGGCCAAGCGTGGGCGGGAATCGCGGCAGCCAGGCATAGGTAGTGGCGGTGGTCGCACGCTGGCAACAGCCACGCGTGGGCAGGAACCGCTACAGCAGTAACTCGTGGGCAGAGGCAGCCCCCGCGGCGGCAATGACAGCGCGCGGGCAGGTTCCGCCGCAACGGCCGCGTGCTGGCAACAGTCGCGGCCAGCCGTGCACGTCGTCCGACGGCACTGCCGCAGCGGCCATGCGCGAGCAACGGTAGCGCCGCATGTAGCGTCGCAATGACCACATGCGAGCAGCGGCAGTGCCGCATGCAGCGTCGCAGCGGTTGCGCGCGAGCAGGGGTAACGCCGCAGTGGTAGCGCTGCACGCACAAGCGGcgcggcagattagggttttggcataattacgattttgacctcgaggctagggttttacaaaattatagttctgccctttataaatttcgtaatttcagtttatattctgtcaacatatttataattttaccctcggatctaatttctgccaaattataGTTCTGTCATTCATAAATTACATATTTTTGATTTATATCCTATAAAGTATTTacaattttatcattatgaaattgagaaatttagtttatattctcaattataaaattgataaatatgatttattataattatgattgaatttaatcatgattatattttgattatttgattagatttaatttttgattaaaaaatataaattatggtttactttataattttctcatatgaattattgattatacatgtggtaaataaaatctaattattgttcttggatatttatttagttattcacatgtatatatttaaatttatgaaataatgtttacctttcacatgaagacatgatttatgtgttatcatgattatcatatgagttttcttttgctgattaatattcaataattattatgattattattctattattaaactatttagcattaatgttcaataattattatggttattattttattattgaactacttagcattaatgttcaataattattatgattgttattctattattgaactgcttaaagaaatttgatgaatattatttataattcatcTTCTTAAGTTTTATGTGACTTGCCAAAGTGGTGTTGGATGATAaattttt encodes:
- the LOC135628401 gene encoding outer envelope pore protein 16-2, chloroplastic-like produces the protein MSGGKLETRTLLDEIRDMDNGWLFDFGHPLINRVAECFFKAAGIGAVQAVTREAYFTAVEGSGVDTGGVADVTGGKKRRFSDLRGENCKKSLEAMVKSAGKESFQWGMAAGMYSGLTYGLKEARGSHDWKSSAVAGAITGAALALTADGTSHEQIVQCAITGAALSTAANLLSGIF
- the LOC135628435 gene encoding universal stress protein PHOS32-like is translated as MANVASSRERRIVVAVDESEESLSALRWCLRNLVRPAPGDGSGAKDMIVLLYARPTPPVYSALNGTENGREHHVFGTQEDFVPDLQVRETGRSFAEDVTATLDMYGRDLADSVTEKARNICKDYGNVKVDVKISVGDAREVICQMVDKLGADLLVMGSHGYGFIKRALLGSVSDHCARNAKCPVLIVKHREA
- the LOC135628434 gene encoding uncharacterized protein LOC135628434; its protein translation is MNCQTKRTKGVDWSKLPAHLLRQIAELLVVDVSDYVHFRAVCTTWRSAAVDPRRRPPQLPWLLLQHDRTTNRLSFFSLSDAKTHSIRLPDRAGDCHVCLSCDGWLVLKKASSRICLLNPLSRTLLELPPVFNLLRAPQLRRSYPDITSDIMKRYNVRAIAMSSNPRARQQHCTILASFRFMPDLPLLASLRLSDRYSWTLVDHSIMYDDVICIKETFYTVNEAGQVAVFNSRLEKMAVVGSPTRTSIFFRSWRLVESSGELLVLRNVVYSNPTVDRKNPNRLPVYSTDRVEIFRLKSIAGELCLVTAKSLDDQILFVGFGRSFARPAISYPPARRNSIFLATEYDFMRNDNLLCRIESGEYNFGDQIMEPLPSDRVEDESMGYTSIWHSPSF